Part of the Listeria innocua genome is shown below.
ACGAAAACTACGCAATAACTGCACCACTTGTACCAGACAGCATGGCAAATGAGAAAAATATTGCTACTTATGCTGATTCAAAAGGGGTTGTAATGTACGCTCAAGCAACAGATAAAGAAAAAGAAGCGGCAATGGACTTCTTGAAATTCGTTTATAACGACGATAAAAATGATTTGAAATTCCTTGAAACTACTAATTTAATTCCAGCACGTGACGATGCAACTGAAAATGAAGCTTTCACAGCATTCTTTAAAGAAAATCCAGAATTAGAAGTATATGCAGCAAATGTGCCGTATAGCATTCCAGCGATGGATGATGCGAAATACAATGATATTCAACAAGTTCTTGGAGAAGAAGCTTGGAATCCAATTGTACGCGGGGAGAAAAAACCTGATAAAGCTTGGTCTGACATGAAGAAAGCGGAGGACGGGGTGCTTCAAAAATGAAGCGGCGAAATAACAAATTGGGCTGGTCATTTACCAGCCCGTATCTCATATTCACAGCGGTATTTTTCTTAGTACCGCTAATTTGGTCAATTTGGTTGTCGGTGACCGATTGGAACATGATGAGTCCGGAAATCAATTTTGTTGGTTTGGAAAATTTTATTAAAGCTTTTACTAGTCCGGCAGTTCGAGCAGCCTTTTTTGTCACTTATAAATTTTTAATTGTGTTTGTTCCGATGGCGTTAATTATTTCGATGATTGTCGCAGTACTTGTAAACGGACTACCGAAGTTTAAAGGACTATATTTAGTGGCGTTTTTCCTACCATACTTGTCCTCAGGTGTTGTTACTTCACTAATTGTGCAAGGTTTACTTTCGTATAACAGTGCTCTAAATGTGTTTTTACGTGGGCATTTTGGTTGGGATATTGATTGGCTTGGGACGCCGATGTCGGCACTTGTCATTATTTCGCTAATGATTGCATGGAAAATGTCTGGTTATTATGCGCTTATTTTAATTTCTGGACTCGCTAGTATTAACCATGAAATTTATGAAGCAGCAGCAATGGACGGCTCTGGTCGCTTTAGAACCTTTTGGAAAGTTACCGTTCCGATGCTCTATCCAGCTTTATTTACCGTGATTGTTTTAGCGGTAGGTGTTAGTTTTGGGATTTTCACCGAAGTATACCAACTAACTGGCGGTGGCCCAAATTTTGCAACGAACACATGGCAAATGGAGATTTTCAACCAAGCATTCGTTAACTTGAATTCTGGTTATGCTTCAGCGATTTCTCTTATGGCTGCTACTGTAACGTTCGCATCAATTGGAGTTATTAAGAAAATGCTTGAGAAATGGGGTCAAAGAAATGGTTGGACATAATAGTAAAGCGGGAAAAATTGTT
Proteins encoded:
- a CDS encoding carbohydrate ABC transporter permease, coding for MKRRNNKLGWSFTSPYLIFTAVFFLVPLIWSIWLSVTDWNMMSPEINFVGLENFIKAFTSPAVRAAFFVTYKFLIVFVPMALIISMIVAVLVNGLPKFKGLYLVAFFLPYLSSGVVTSLIVQGLLSYNSALNVFLRGHFGWDIDWLGTPMSALVIISLMIAWKMSGYYALILISGLASINHEIYEAAAMDGSGRFRTFWKVTVPMLYPALFTVIVLAVGVSFGIFTEVYQLTGGGPNFATNTWQMEIFNQAFVNLNSGYASAISLMAATVTFASIGVIKKMLEKWGQRNGWT